The following proteins are co-located in the Synergistes jonesii genome:
- a CDS encoding DUF4376 domain-containing protein, whose protein sequence is MYKVYVKTDAADNVVSVNSEAFLPDPVPAGWIEVDEGEGDKYHHAQSNYFSKPLMTDDGKYQYRIADGAVVENDVSPTLDELKAKKRAEMAAARYAAEISGITLSGAVIRTDRESQALITGAALAASHDENYSVTWKAKNGFVTLTAAQIIAVAQAVRAHVEACFDREAELQTAIEAAESAEALDEITWEA, encoded by the coding sequence ATGTACAAAGTATACGTAAAAACAGATGCGGCGGACAACGTCGTATCCGTCAACTCCGAAGCCTTCCTGCCCGACCCCGTGCCGGCCGGCTGGATAGAGGTGGACGAAGGCGAAGGCGATAAGTATCACCACGCGCAGAGCAACTATTTTAGCAAACCGCTGATGACAGACGACGGCAAATATCAGTACCGCATAGCGGACGGCGCGGTCGTAGAAAACGACGTATCGCCGACGTTGGACGAATTGAAGGCGAAAAAGCGCGCGGAAATGGCCGCGGCGCGTTACGCCGCTGAAATATCCGGCATAACGCTCTCGGGCGCGGTTATCCGCACCGACCGCGAAAGCCAGGCGCTCATAACGGGCGCGGCGCTCGCGGCGTCGCACGACGAAAACTACTCGGTCACGTGGAAGGCGAAAAACGGCTTCGTGACGCTCACGGCGGCGCAGATAATAGCAGTCGCGCAGGCGGTGCGGGCGCACGTAGAAGCCTGCTTCGACCGCGAGGCTGAATTGCAGACGGCGATAGAGGCGGCGGAATCCGCCGAAGCGCTCGACGAAATCACATGGGAGGCGTAG